Genomic segment of Peromyscus leucopus breed LL Stock chromosome 23, UCI_PerLeu_2.1, whole genome shotgun sequence:
CTGCCTGACACCCTATAGCCTGCTCTTATTGTGGTGGGGGGCGTCATTCTgcaggtagcctaggctggtcttgaactcttgcagccctcctgcctctgcctcccaagtgcagagataacaagcatgagccaccaagATACCTGGCACCAAGTTTTACTTTTGAAAGCCCTCAGGTGATGGGTGGTTTGGGAGATCACACCTGACTGGGCCCCTTCTGGTGCTTAGCCTGGGTTATGAGTCAGTGGTAAGGATGTACCCCCAGTGCCCCTGGGGGAGAAGACGAGTGCCCTCCCTGCCTGAGTAGTTGACCTAAGCGGAGGGCCCTTGCTCAGACCCCCATGGAAGTCGGCGTCAGAAGTCAGCTTGCAGCCAGttgttcgaggacagccagggctacccagataAACACTGTCTTGAAACCCCCACCCAGaatatggaagaagaaaaaaaagaagtcggCTTGCTTCCCTTCTGAGGAATAACCTTACACCTGGAAGAAGTAGTTGAGGCTATGCCCTCCCTGGGCCCCTTCCCACTTGGCTCCAGTTTCTCAGGTGATGTTTTGAATAAgacctcactttgtagcccaagctagccctgatctcatgatgctcctgcctcagcctctcggaACACTAGGGTTAGAGACTTCTTCCCCCTCACGGGGTTCCACCCTGCTGTCCCTCCAGGATCGAGGGCATTTGGACCCGCCATGACGAAGCCCTttacctccagttccagtggaAACTCTACCCTGGCAGGGGCCCCCACTTCATGCCCATGAGGCCAGTGTGGTCATGGTGCCCTCCAGCTCAGTGGGAGGCTGATGCCATCTGCAGAAGGCTGTGTGAAGACCAGGGCAGAGGGCAACAGGCCTCTGACTCACCAGGCAGGAAGGAGGCCCACGGCCTGTGTGCAGACTGTTCCACCATGACCTTTCCACCCCCTAGCAAATGTCAGCTTCCTCATCCATAAGTGGGGCCCTGAGCCACCGTCACCAGCACTGTCACCAGGCACTGTATCCCGAAGACAATGGCCCCCACTGAGGGAACGCTTTCCCCATCCCCTTACTCCAAAAATCTGCAGGCAGCTGCCTCAGGCCTTAAAAAGCCAAACTGCAGGGCCAAGGTGGGGTCAGGCCCTGGCCAGTTGCCGCGAAATACAAGAGCAGTTACCGAGCAGTTAGCAGCCAGGGCCATGCCCAGCCGCACTTCCGGGTGCTGAGTGAGTGTGATCAGCGTTTGGTggagcagggaggggcaggggagaggaggagacagaggacacAGAGGTGGCAGGTCGTGAGCTCCAGGTGAGACTGGAGTCAGGTCAGAGCGGGCAGGCACCTGCAGAGGGGCAGTAGATGGCCAGCACCACCCGGCCAGTCCCGAAAAGTGACATTGTAAAGAAGAGGAAGCAAAGAGACCACAGgaagggggtagggtggggatcCCCCTGCTCAGCCACCCTCCCGCCCTACCCTTCGCGGCTGGATTTGAGGAAGGCCCCTGAAGAGCCTCAGAAAGATCTGAGCTCTCACCACCTCCACTGGTGTCCAGCCTGGACACTGCCCATCCCCAGAGGCTATCTCCAAACGTCTCACGACAGATCAGAGGCTAGGCAGTGTCGGCAGGGTTAATAGGTCACCGAGATCTAAGGGCTGCCAGCATGGCTGCCCAACCTAGTACATCCTGAATTAAGCTGCTTGGAGCCTCAATTTTCCTGTGGGCAAAATGGGTCTCTGGGCAGCCCACAGTAGCCACGGTCCCTCCTGCAGGAAGGCCTGCCTCCCTAGCTGTCACAGGTGATGTTAACAATGGCACCATGACCTGAGCAAGCAGCCACCTCcctcagccctgcccagccctcaCCTCCCAGCATGGTGCCCACCCACCTACACAGAGCTGGTCACACTTTACCTCTTTTAACACCGTTTCCCTTCTCAGTAGTTTCCCTTCTCAGTAGTCGGCTGGTAGGATTCCTACTGACTACCTTCTCCATGGCATGAGCCAGCTTCCTCTGCCCTCATCTGGGTGTCCCCTGGAGTTACCTTGATTGACAGGTGGCTTAGCCCCAACTCCCAAGCAAGACTGAGGCCCCTCGGGTTGCTGCAAAGAGCACCTTTATTCAGAGGAAGGACGTCGCCATGGCAACAACACATCAGTTCCCTGAGAGCTTTTCCCTTATCATCATTAGCCTAGCTAAGGTCTTTGtaaaaaagaacacagaacatAGCccatggggtaggggtggggtgaggtgaggCTTGGGGTGCTGGGGAGGATGGTGGGGGGTAGCAGGATTCCAGATACTGGAAGGCATAAATACAGTTCTAAGGCATTCACGGTCCAGCTTTCCAAAGACCAAGCCGGTTTGGCTTCTGCTTTTTTCTGATCcacagaaaagataaaataagaccCTCTCCAGCCCGCCCAGgaaaacacccccccacacagaCCCACCCTCCCTTCTCACAAAACAGCACAGTAAAAAAATACTGTCACAATATTTACAGGCACACCCACTATGGGCGACTTTCTCTCTACTTTGGAGAGGAGATAAAATTCACAGCTCTGAGCCCCCTGGtgtgggagacaaagacaggaccTCAAGGGACAGGATGGGGCTGGAGACTTCACCCCCCACTCTGGAGGGTAGAGAGGGAGGCACCGTCCCCCCCCCGCAATGGCTGatggctgggggggggcaggccaGAAGGAGGAGCCCAAACcagcttccctagcactgggcATGGCTCAGCTGACAGGGAAGGGTTCCGGGTAGATGCTGGGACCCCAACTTAGAGACTGTGCTATACGACAGCACAGTCTGCCTGCGGGGAGCCCTGgggtctctctcccttcccctccgcAGAGATCCAAACACAGATCCCACAGAACTGCCCTCGGAGTGGCTCTCAGAGTGTAGAAAGGACAGTTAGGGACAGACATGCCACTCCCTGAAGAACACGACTGCCCAGCAGTCTGCAACATGGGTGggcacaccacacaaacacacaaatatagacacacacacatacacacagccctGAAGAGCCTCGTACACCAAGGCCAGGACACACAACAGGGGTCCCTGGGCCCTTTGGATACCAGGGGTGCCCAGGGACAGGGTCTCAGCCACGGCTGCTAGAAGATGGTGGTGTGGGGACACCAGGGTGTGTCCGGGTACAGGTGGCAATGGATAGAGCGGAACCTGTAGGGATAGAGCAGAAGACCGTTCTGTGTAGGGTGGGGGTGCCATGCACCCAGGTGGAGTTCCTGGGGGCCCCTCTATGTAATCCGGATGCTGAGGAGTATTGGTGACCCTCTGCAAGCCTTACCTGGATGGATCAGCCTCCACTGGGAAGGGCCCCTTGATAGGCACTGCGTTTCGCTTGTTTTCAAACATGCCATAGCTCAGGGTCACCTGTGTTGGGAGCAATGGagtgaggctggaggggtggcatttctggctggctggctcttccctctgctctccttgGACTAAGGACACCTGCTCTACCCATCTGGGGATGAAGTCCAGGGTGAGGACTACAACCACGAACGAGTCAGAGCAGGTGTGTCCCCTCAAAGGACAAGATCAAGGATTTAAGAGGCTATTTCGCTATTTTTTGAGGAGCTGAAGATTAAACTGGGGTGGCCTCATGTGTAGGTAAGTGAGCTACAGCTCCCAGCTCTGGGCCAGCAGCTCGGTATAGACTGTGACACCTGAAAGCAGGGTGTCTCTGACACCCCCATTTAAGACAGTGACCCTGGAGTGAGATGTAACCCAGTCGGGagatgcttgtctagcatgcacaaagcccccgGTTCTTTTCCCAGCACTTCAtaacctgggtgtggtgatgcacatctgtgatcccagcccagggagactgaggcaggagactacGGAATTCAAGGCCCTCCTCAACTACCTATcaacttcaaggctagcctgaaataCATGAGGCCCATCTCtgagtaaataaacaaagaaatgaaaacatatatatgcacacacatccctAAATGActctgagccaggtgtggtggcacacgactgAATCTCAGCATATGGGAGGCCGAAGCAAGAGGTCACcggttcaaggctagcttgggctacatagtgaaaccctgtctcaactaactgaacataaacacatgcataagGCCTGTCCCTTCCTCGGGCCTTCTGTCCCTGTTGACTTCTCTCCTTGGCCACCCAGGGGTGCATGCATACCTGCTCATGGAGCTCGGTGGTGGGCACCTGCTGCAGATTCTCCAGGTGGGAATGGAAGAGGCCACTCCGGATGAGGGGCACCCCCAACAGGGCTTCCACAATATAGCCAATGGTGCAGTCATCGGGGAGCCGAATGCGCTCAGCTGTGCTCATGAAGTGTCCCCCGCTGCAAAAGGGAGGGGCCCAGGGGACAGTGAGCAGAGGCTGAAGCCGGCAGCTGGGGAGAGGGCAGACCAGACCTCGCCAGACTGGGCTCCCTCCCTCTATGAGCCATAATTCTTCCATGCCAAATGGTTTCGCCCAAGGGTGCTCTAGCCAGGGCAGAGGTAGGGGGCATGGCTGTGAACACGTTTGGACACCTAATGGAGAGGAGTGAGCAGCTGAGAGAGGATGGCCCGAGCCAGGCGCTGCAATGGGGCACCCAGGACCACGAATGAGCACCCTGCTGTGTGGGTGGTCTTCCATATGCAGGGGGCACTCACCTAGCCCACGGGCCCATCTTTAGGGCTAGCCCTCGGCTGATACAGAAGCCAGCTCCTCCGGTGGCAAACCAAAAGTGAACAGgccgctggggggggggggagagaaatgGTTGCCATGAGACTCCTGGATTCCACCAGgttgcagaggtggctcagccccTCCCTAACTCCTCAGGGTGTGTGCAGCCCAGACAATGATAGGAGACACTCACCACTTGGTGCTCGTTGATCCGTTCTGTGGCCTGGATGGGCCGGTCCAGACTGGGTTTGCCAATGTACACGTCTTGGGTGTGGGGATAGCTGGCCAGCAGCCGCAGCAGCGCCCTGAGGTTGACGTAATTGTCATCGTCCACGTGGCAGAACCACCTAGGCACAAGGGAGGATGCTGTCAGGGACTGCAGCCCGGGGGTGAGGACTGCCAGGCTGCCAGGGAAGGGGCATGGACGGGGCACAGTGGGAAAGGGAGGAACTCACTTCTTTCCTGACTCAATGAAATGGTCATACTCCACAGCCATCTTGCAGGACAGAGCCTGGCGGCTGTGGGCCGCGGAGCAGTTTGTGAGGACCACATTGCCTGTGGACAGGGGAGGGCTGTGAGCAGGCCTGGGCAGCACAAACAGTAGGCTCTTTTCCAACTGCCTCAGACCtaacccccaacccacccccctcCCCGGGGTGGCCGCCCCTGCCCATTCATTCAGCCAGCTTTTCCCCAGTACCGGCCACCTGTTGCTGCCCGCAGGACTCAAAGAGTCCCCAGAGGGCTGAAAGGGGCTCCTCTGCATAAGAATCGGGGGCCTGGGAGTGGTGGGGCAGGGCGTGAAGCAAACCAGCGGAGCAACTGGTGACCTCTGAGCCCCGGAGTGCCCCCGGGGAAGAAGTTGCTTAGGACTAGGCCCACCTCTGCCCTCCCCAAGCCTGGGACACACCTGTGAGCTTGGCCAGAACTTCGTCCTCCCCATCGGTGAAGATGAACGTCTGGAAGAAAAGACAGGACCTGAGCTTGCAGCTCCAAGTCCCCCACTAGAGCCACAGCCAAGGCACCCTGGTGCCCTCAGCTGTAGACctacacccaccccccacccccccgccccgCACCCCCGACGCCACACAACTGCCTGAAGTCTCCACTGCACATAGAGTGTGTGCTCCAGCGTCCAGGGTGAGTGGCAGCTGGGCTGTCGGGGGAGGGGGACTCACTCCCCAACCTCAAGACAGCTGGGCCCAAGGTCACCATAGGCAGCTGGGAGGCACGAGCCAGGTGGGGTGCCCCACCCACCAGCCAGGTAAACGGGCTGCAGCTCACTCTCCCGCCAACTTGTGCACCTGGCGGGGCACACACCCTTATTGACACAGCCTGCCTGCCCGCCCAGCCTGCGGGCTTTCCGAgctgtgggaggggtgggggacagggggaGGAGGTCGGCTTTGGGAAGCTGAGCTTCACTCACTCGGGTTGGGGACAAAGGCCTCTgctgggctgctgccaagccctggcagacAAAGGGCCCCGCAGGGAGGATGAATCACCAGCCATTGTCCGCCAGCTTTGTCCTGGGCCGGGCCAGCCTTAACTCTGCCGAGTTAAGCAGGAGTGGCCCGGCTGTCATTTCCATACAGCTGGCCTGGTTAACTGGACCGGCTGGGTAAGAGGTCCTGTACACGGAGTATGGATGGGTAAAGGCCATTGGCCATGCAGTATTCTGGCCTGGCCCTCCTGCTGTGCCCTATAGGGCAGGTTCccccagccacagcagccagCCAGGTTCTGAGAGGTCACTGGTAGTcaccgcggcggcggcggcggcggcggcggcggcggcggcagaaaAGGACTCGTGTTCCCAGGCCCACAGTAGGGCATCGGAGAAGTCAGCCCAGCTTAGAAGAGGAAAACGTTTCCCTGCTCACTGAAGCCTTGCCCAAGGCCACAGCCAAGATTCCACCTGGCCCGGCACCGGGCCACCCCCTGCCAGGATTACTCTGCGGAAGAGGAGGGGGGCGCCGGGGCGGGGCCAGGAGCTGCCGGCGCCCGCCTGGGCCCGTCAGCACACGGGAAGGAATGTTCCTTCCTCCGCCGGCCCGCCCAGCGCGTGCCGCCTGCCGCACCCTGGCATTGCAGAGTGCAACCCCGGGGCGGGTGGGGGATGctcacagcagaggcagcagtccgccacccacccacccaccaatcCTCGCTTGCTTTTTGTGCACAAAAGGGTCCCAAGGAAACCCGGGTGTGTGCAAGCCTGGGGGTCAGTCGTACTCAGCTACTCAAGGCACTAACTACCCCAGGCCTGAAGGCCCTGGGCAGCCCTAGTTCTTGCACAGGTTGACCAAATGCCCAGATGCTCACTCCAGTCCAGTGAGGCCCGGGAAGAACAAAAGGTGAGACCTATATCATCTGCAAGCATGCACCTCCTTCCAGGGCTCTGCAGACACCCGGGGCAGCCCACACGCACAGACTCGCAcccagtctcccccccccctgcaCCCCAGCATCTCAGCCCAGGAATGCCGTGGGAGGTGCAGCGGGCCGGCCTGTGCAGACGCTGCTGCTGgattaaaaggaaaatgctttCTTAATGAGATCAAGAGAGAGGCCTGTTCTCCCGCGCTTCGATGGTGTCCTAAAAACCCAGCCCAAGGCTACGGAGATTAAAGTTACCTTTGTTcatttgcggggggggggggggagatttgcAGGAGGCCCGCCAGTCTTTGAGAGGCGGAGCTGTGGGGTATGTGGGTGCTCGCCTGCTGTCTCCCCAATACAGGGCAATCAtaagaggagggggcaggggctGCACCTGTGGGTATCACTTGGCCCCCAGAAACACTGTAAAGTGGGTACAACACAGCCTGCCTgtgcagagccagagccaggttcTAGGGATGGACTCTTTCTAGTGTCCCTGGGAGGTGGGTACCATCTTCTCCCTGGCACACAGCAAAGAGACCAGAGAAGACACCACCCTGTGACCACCTCAGGAAGAAGTAATGCCTTCCAGGGACCCACATGTcccagtgccccccaccccaaacttCCCCGAAGGAGGACCATCGGGTCAGTGAGGGCAGGAGAACTGGTGAGGGCCggcaagggggtggggagagacacacagg
This window contains:
- the Lfng gene encoding beta-1,3-N-acetylglucosaminyltransferase lunatic fringe — encoded protein: MLQRCGRRLLLGLAGALLACLLVLTADPPPTPVPAERGRRALRSLAGSAGAALGPGSRAAAEPGALAREVHSLSEYFSLLTRARRDADPPPGVVSRPADGHSRPPAEVLSPRDVFIAVKTTRKFHRARLDLLFETWISRHKEMTFIFTDGEDEVLAKLTGNVVLTNCSAAHSRQALSCKMAVEYDHFIESGKKWFCHVDDDNYVNLRALLRLLASYPHTQDVYIGKPSLDRPIQATERINEHQVRPVHFWFATGGAGFCISRGLALKMGPWASGGHFMSTAERIRLPDDCTIGYIVEALLGVPLIRSGLFHSHLENLQQVPTTELHEQVTLSYGMFENKRNAVPIKGPFPVEADPSRFRSIHCHLYPDTPWCPHTTIF